The Candidatus Omnitrophota bacterium DNA window CAACGGATGCGAAGACGGTGGAGCGCATGATCGTCCTCGCGGATATCCAGCCGGGAGAATTGGCGGTGGATTTAGGCTGCGGCGACGGCAGGCTGCTGCAAGCGGCGGCCAAGGCGGGCGCCGATACGATGGGCTACGAATTATCGCTCATTCTCTACCTTCTGGCCCGCTGGCGCGGCGTCAATGTCCGCTATCGAAATCTGTGGAAAGCGGACGTCAGCCAGGCGGATGTTGTTTTCTGCTACCTGGTTCCCCGTGCCGCCGCCCGTTTCGAAAGAGAAATCTGGCCGCGCCTCAAACCCAGCTGCCGCATCGTCGTCAACGCCTTCCCTCTTCCCAACCTGAAACCTATCGCCGCCGATGGGACAGTCTATCGTTACGATA harbors:
- a CDS encoding methionine biosynthesis protein MetW produces the protein TDAKTVERMIVLADIQPGELAVDLGCGDGRLLQAAAKAGADTMGYELSLILYLLARWRGVNVRYRNLWKADVSQADVVFCYLVPRAAARFEREIWPRLKPSCRIVVNAFPLPNLKPIAADGTVYRYDKI